The sequence below is a genomic window from Meles meles chromosome 3, mMelMel3.1 paternal haplotype, whole genome shotgun sequence.
TACCCAGTAATTTCTTTCCAGCTTTAACTCATAGCACCTGTAAATAATTGatggtgttttatatatatttatttgtttattgcatGTGCCTCTTTCCCTCAACAATCTTCTTGGGGACAAGGACCTTGTGTTTTGTCCAGCGGTGGTTAGAATGTGACTAGTGCTCAATAGTTAACCTAATGAATGGACTTTCTGATTGGATTTGTCccattgctttcatttatttgtttatttatttaaataatttttaaagattttatttatttattgcgaGCCAAGAGTGGAGcacggggagggcagaggaagaggcagactccctgctgcgtAGGGATCCTGACACggatctccatcccaggactctgagatcatgacctaagctgaaggcagatgcttaactgactgagccacccgggcatccctgtGCCATTGCTTTTAGATAAGTTTCTTCTTATCCCTTCATGCCAGAGGAAAATGGCACTACTGTTTCTTGATCAAATGTGAAGCTGTAGCCAAACACTGTCAGGTTGCTCCTCTTCATAGAGAAGATATCTGATATCTTTTCATTGTAAATTATAAAGAGCTTTCATGGGCATTGTTTCATTTGATTAGCACACATGAGGTGAGGTAGGCAAGGAGCATTATGCCCATTTTTTAGATAGGCACAGAAAGATGACTTGCTTCCTTGAGTCCCTTTTGGAAACGACAAGGCCTCCGGGGCTTTGGTTCTCTCAGTCATCTGTTCCTGCCTGAATATGTGTAGGGATTCTCATGGATAATCAGTTGTGTTGGGATGGGCAGAAGCCTCTAGAATTTTCCCTCATCTAAGATTCTTCCTTTGCCTACTGGTCTCACAGGCTCTGTTCTCTGCAGGTGAAGGCCATGGAGGTGGACATAGAGGAGAGGCCTAAGGAGCTTGTGCGGAAGCCTTATGTGCTAAATGGTGGGTGCTGTCCACATTCCTCTAGGTCTCCATGCTGCACAGTCAGGGCCAGAAATGGCCCTCAGATGTCTTCATtgtacagatggaaaaactgaggttaggagggaagaagggagctgGTCCAGGGCTCACAAAGTTAAGACTGTCTCTGACTGGGATATTTTCAGTCTACTTAATAAACTCAAACATGTGAAGTGAGGCCAGAAATGTTCAGGGAGGATGCAGCCAGGTGCCCGAGAGGATAGAAAAGAAACCAGTGTCTCAGGCACATGTTCAGCTTGTCATGAATTTAAGGATGAACAGATTTTTATAGAGTTTCCACCGTCTTATTTAATCTTTTCAGTGACAAATCGGTTTCATGTATATTAATGCTGTAGAGATTGAATATTAAAAACAGAGTAAATTTTGCAGGGAAGCAGGAATACTCTGGAATTCTCCACTCATCTTCCTCTTACCTGTCCAATATGTTAACGGTTCTCCTGAAGTTAAAAGGGTTTTAAATGGCCAGACATTTGATAGAGAATTTCTTGAGTTCCTATCAGTGATTCTCGTAAGAATTCTCATTAAGAATTACTGCACAGGGTTGCATGAATAAAATCAGGTGTATTTTCTGTCAAATTTCTAAACTTtttacttctcattttttaaaaattgtatttattttttacttctcattctttaaagagtttttaaaaattgtggtagaAAACGTATCACGTCAAGTTTACCATCTcaatcatttttaattatatggctcagtagtgttaagtatgtttatgttttcatgcattagatctccagaactttttcatcttcagaAATGGAATGctacccattaaacaactccccatttccctgccttcctcccaccccagctcctggcaaccaagTCAAAGATAATTTTGACTATAAGCAATTTAGCACTTGACCACCTGGATAACATTTGACCACCTTGTTTCCCTGAGCTGTTTTTCTCCTACTTGAGAAATGGGGAGTGTTTGCCTAcctatttaattaaattaattaattttaaagattttatttattccagggagtgagggagagagtgagagtggggagaggagtagagggagaagtacACGCAGACTCCAGATtcccacacggggctcaatcccacgacccataagatcatgacctgagctgaaaccaagagttggatgtctaactgactaagccacccagatgctcctgcCTAGCTATTTTAACAGTGAAGCCACGACTTGTGGTAGACAGTATACCTTCACTTTTGTCCCCAGGACCCAGTACTAAGTAGAGATTATTAATTTGGTCCCTGCCCTTTACCCAGCTGGGAcccaaagagagatgatttaccTTTTAGGTAGTTGCCACAGTGATAGAGATGATTGTGTCATAGGCAGGGCCTGGAATCCCAGAGGCTGAAGAGCACTGAATTTGGGGCTGGAGAGGCAAAGCCCATCTAATGGCCTTGGTttgggatggggagaaagggtgATTGGGCAACTCAAAAAGTACGGGAGGCAAAACATCGTTTTCTGTGTCCTGGTTTCTCTCACCCTAGACCTGGAGGCAGAAGCCAGCcttccagaaaagaaaggaaacacgCTGTCTCGAGACCTCATTGACTATGTGCGCTACATGGTGGAGAATCATGGGGAGGACTATAAGGTGAGTGGTTCAGGCCTGGCAGGAAGTACCACTTGGGTCTGTTAGGAAGGTGCCCTGGACCATTTGGGGTCTGATCTTGTCTCTTGCCTGAGACTGAGTGcaaacaaaggaaagagagactTTAGGAAATTGATCTCATGGACAGATGCTTGTAGCCAGAATAGACTGGCCTGTGGTTCATATTCCACTCAGACATGTAGTTTCGTTTGCatggtatttttaaagaacttgaaCTAGGtgccattttaattatgaaagtTTTCGaattaaagttaatatttttgataaaaattgGAAGATCTGGCTGCACTGGGTTCTGGTGCCCAAGTGGGATCAGTCAGCTATGGATGGAGCATTAGCCACTCATATCCTGCCTGGTTCCCAAGGGCATTTGCACTCATTTCCCCACATACACCATGGTTTTTGAGGTGAGGAACCTGACTTCAGGGACACTAAGTGGCTGCCCAACTCAAGCAGTACTAGGATTTGAACCTTTGCTTGTCCAGCCCTCCTCAAGTGGCTTCTCCCTTCTTAGGCTATGGCCCGGGATGAGAAGAATTACTACCAAGATACCCCGAAACAGATTCGGAATAAGATCAACGTCTATAAGCGTTTTTACCCAGTGGAGTGGCAAACCTTCATTGATTCTTTGCAGAAGAACAAGATGGAGGTTGAATGATTGGCTTATGCCTGCCCTAGGCTGAGGTCTCCTCCTGGACCGGAGAAGCTCAAAGCCAGGGTTTAAGGCAAGGTGGGGCATGTGGCTAGATGAGGCTTGTCAAACCTCATGGAATCAAAggttacacacacatgcacatgcgtgcacacactcATACTCCCTTTCTGAAGGGAAGGAACCGTCTCCAAGAAGCTTCTGAGTACCCTGAGAAAAGCCAGAACCTACTGTTTCCAGAGTGGGTGGGTGGTTTATGTATAGCCTGTACATAATAAAAGGACTATTTTACTTCTCTGGTGGTTGTGTGTTCCCTTCCCAACCAAGCTCTGGGACTGTCCCTGTGAAAACCCACTCGACCGGGCAGAGAGACCATCCAGCCCTTAATGTGCCACAGTCCTATTCCCCTCTTAGGTGTGGCCTCCCTCCTCTTGTCCCCTGTTCCGGTTCCATTGCTCTGCTTGGTTTCCT
It includes:
- the NOP16 gene encoding nucleolar protein 16, with product MPKAKGKTRRQKFGYNVNRKRLNRNARRKAAPRIECSHIRHAWDHTKSVRQNLAEMGLAMDPNKAVPLRKRKVKAMEVDIEERPKELVRKPYVLNDLEAEASLPEKKGNTLSRDLIDYVRYMVENHGEDYKAMARDEKNYYQDTPKQIRNKINVYKRFYPVEWQTFIDSLQKNKMEVE